One region of Chelonoidis abingdonii isolate Lonesome George chromosome 14, CheloAbing_2.0, whole genome shotgun sequence genomic DNA includes:
- the SOX12 gene encoding transcription factor SOX-12, which translates to MVQQRNMRSRAIESKREVCPTKDSVLLKEAGSKGEPAWCKTPSGHIKRPMNAFMVWSQNERRKIMDQWPDMHNAEISKRLGRRWQLLQDSEKIPFVKEAERLRLKHMADYPDYKYRPRKKGKIGASKSRPRLPVKIKPSVLSRVTSSRRQPSKHDSSCQMGESTLKMEEDLLEVRLSEMPSEDCLKAPSKEFWHMVPAARAAGEKRNKRDDLIESHQPKDPEPIAQPFLEQVSSPESGSPSPMSTASPPSSFSSSDEELEEELLGVLPGKAQPSAACGALDWSVFDKDLDLFPLGVTSHFEFPDYCTPEVTEMIAGDWLMSSISDLVFTY; encoded by the coding sequence atggtccAGCAGAGGAACATGAGGAGCCGTGCGATCGAGTCCAAGAGGGAGGTGTGTCCCACCAAAGACTCCGTGCTCCTGAAGGAAGCTGGCAGCAAGGGCGAGCCTGCCTGGTGCAAGACGCCGAGTGGCCACATCAAACGGCCCATGAATGCCTTCATGGTATGGTCGCAGAACGAGAGGCGGAAGATCATGGACCAGTGGCCGGACATGCATAACGCCGAGATCTCCAAGCGCCTGGGCAGGAGGTGGCAGCTCCTGCAGGACTCGGAGAAAATCCCCTTTGTCAAGGAGGCAGAGCGCCTGCGGCTCAAGCACATGGCTGACTACCCAGACTATAAGTACCGGCCCAGGAAAAAGGGCAAAATTGGGGCCAGCAAGTCCCGGCCAAGGCTCCCTGTGAAGATAAAACCATCTGTCCTCAGCCGGGTCACCTCCAGCAGAAGGCAGCCTTCCAAGCATGACTCCAGCTGCCAGATGGGAGAGTCCACACTCAAGATGGAAGAGGACCTCCTAGAGGTGCGGCTGTCAGAGATGCCCTCTGAGGACTGCCTGAAGGCACCCAGCAAGGAGTTCTGGCACATGGTCCCTGCTGCGCGGGCAGCTGGGGAGAAAAGGAACAAGAGGGATGACCTCATTGAGTCCCACCAGCCGAAGGACCCAGAACCCATTGCGCAGCCTTTCCTGGAGCAGGTGAGCTCCCCAGAGAGCGGATCCCCCTCCCCGATGTCAACCGCTTCTccgccctcctccttctcctcctctgacgAAGAGCTGGAGGAAGAGCTCTTGGGTGTCCTGCCTGGGAAAGCCCAGCCGAGCGCAGCCTGCGGAGCCCTGGACTGGTCAGTCTTTGACAAAGACCTCGACCTTTTCCCCTTGGGAGTCACCTCTCACTTTGAGTTCCCGGACTATTGCACTCCGGAGGTGACAGAGATGATTGCTGGGGACTGGCTGATGTCCAGCATCTCGGACTTGGTCTTTACGTACTGA